A single region of the Candidatus Megaera polyxenophila genome encodes:
- a CDS encoding membrane protein, whose amino-acid sequence MNSFCRQVLIALVIPTLITVGVNGMVFASRVNPQIANISYWYDDSDIRGVIKSRLGDSVYIAPAVPNNSELIRDAAAAALLEAQAGKPALIPVNLNNSHWTGIAIRTKLDGNIIVFYNDSFGTPIGGEGSQSDRYIEAIKKILPTAEIVDLRVHQQNDGSSCGAFTAENLIALAGLTQVNLTPEAARELLAKINDARTIRILQLGSLEAKIITTAEIIAGSMAGKYAEAVSGVAFSDMANFAGATMDRLTHLYLIDTGNIGVSSGEGESDYGLWVKGSYGSGIFKPQASLQVKQKSTGVSIGFDGKMDDDTIIGIALNHNQTKLKPKSAPEIVVSNISNNTGSKFSGDIRSLIGSFYGSINMSERLVLSGEARLGQVDAKMNYQSLINGNSRFRLKGELLGGSLTADYYYPIGKLFFVPNLGVSYETVRFKGKNQRNLKIGKLTIRRPAIMGGIALTGVFEIGGCQLVPEIRAGYEAGFSVKSNRLKISNSSGMTLSDYRIPVPKDTYRLGASMGIAFSRFEASAGYERTGYKHYLGNSFYGKLRINI is encoded by the coding sequence ATGAATTCATTTTGCAGGCAAGTTCTTATAGCACTTGTAATACCCACTCTGATTACTGTAGGAGTTAACGGCATGGTATTTGCATCCCGTGTTAATCCGCAAATTGCCAACATCAGTTATTGGTATGATGATTCAGATATTAGAGGAGTTATTAAAAGCCGTCTTGGTGATAGTGTATATATTGCACCTGCAGTACCAAACAATTCCGAATTGATCAGAGATGCTGCAGCAGCTGCTTTGCTTGAGGCACAAGCGGGAAAACCTGCACTGATACCGGTAAATCTGAATAATAGTCACTGGACGGGTATTGCAATCAGGACGAAGCTTGATGGTAATATTATCGTATTTTACAACGATTCTTTCGGTACTCCTATTGGCGGGGAGGGAAGCCAAAGCGACCGCTATATTGAGGCCATAAAGAAGATTCTACCTACAGCAGAAATCGTTGACTTACGGGTTCATCAGCAGAATGACGGATCGAGTTGCGGTGCATTTACGGCTGAGAATCTGATAGCTTTAGCTGGTTTAACCCAAGTAAACCTGACTCCTGAAGCAGCAAGAGAGTTACTTGCAAAAATTAATGATGCCAGAACCATCCGTATTCTGCAGCTTGGAAGCCTCGAGGCAAAAATAATAACGACCGCTGAAATAATAGCAGGAAGTATGGCCGGCAAGTATGCGGAAGCAGTAAGCGGAGTTGCCTTTTCTGATATGGCAAATTTTGCCGGTGCTACAATGGACAGACTTACACATCTGTATTTGATTGATACAGGCAATATTGGTGTATCTAGCGGAGAGGGAGAATCAGATTATGGCTTATGGGTCAAGGGAAGTTATGGGAGCGGCATATTCAAACCTCAAGCTTCTCTGCAAGTAAAGCAGAAATCTACTGGAGTATCTATCGGTTTTGATGGCAAGATGGATGATGATACTATTATTGGTATTGCTTTAAATCATAATCAGACAAAACTTAAGCCAAAATCTGCTCCTGAAATTGTAGTAAGTAATATTAGTAACAATACCGGTAGCAAGTTTAGCGGGGATATCAGATCACTCATCGGTAGTTTTTATGGAAGTATCAACATGAGTGAAAGGTTGGTACTCAGCGGTGAGGCTAGGCTAGGTCAGGTTGATGCTAAAATGAATTATCAGTCCTTGATTAATGGAAATAGCAGATTCAGGTTAAAAGGGGAGTTACTTGGGGGATCGCTAACGGCTGATTATTATTATCCAATCGGCAAACTGTTTTTCGTTCCAAACCTTGGGGTTTCGTATGAGACCGTAAGATTCAAGGGCAAGAATCAGAGAAATTTAAAAATCGGCAAGCTTACTATCCGCAGACCTGCAATTATGGGAGGAATTGCTCTAACAGGTGTTTTTGAAATTGGAGGATGTCAATTAGTTCCTGAAATCAGAGCAGGTTATGAAGCAGGATTTTCTGTTAAATCAAATAGACTAAAGATAAGTAATAGCAGCGGCATGACTCTTTCTGATTACAGGATACCTGTGCCAAAGGATACATACAGACTTGGAGCAAGTATGGGCATTGCTTTTTCAAGATTTGAGGCAAGTGCCGGTTATGAGAGAACAGGCTACAAGCATTATTTAGGAAACAGCTTTTATGGAAAGCTGCGGATTAATATTTAA
- a CDS encoding integrase yields the protein MQHDNRKQNLQKFVLIFQSTISIDNIVMERFFKTLKYNCIFINEFNNISELREGINIYVDKYNNRRFHSSIGYKKPMDVYLNALQNAA from the coding sequence ATGCAGCATGATAATAGGAAACAAAATCTACAAAAATTTGTCTTGATTTTTCAGTCCACTATAAGCATCGATAACATTGTTATGGAGAGATTTTTTAAGACTCTAAAATATAATTGTATATTTATAAATGAATTTAACAATATCTCAGAACTTAGGGAGGGGATTAACATATATGTAGATAAATATAATAATAGAAGATTTCATTCTAGTATTGGTTATAAAAAACCTATGGATGTTTATCTCAATGCATTACAAAATGCAGCATGA
- a CDS encoding integrase, which produces MTKKHIKNFSAEYKTKVVLELLESEVTISQLSKKYEITPKTIQNWKKHFLSNASMAFEPAKVVSEYKTEIEELKSQNDELAKALGKATIERDWALGKLNGLDIANKRDLVDSKLKELSMARQCELLKINRSMLYYQPQIMSLYNKKIMDRIDEIYTDNPEYGYRFIYKSLLEEGLNIGRDRTLKYMGIMGIEAIYPKKKKSISMQNKDHKIYPYLLEPYWQIYNGSRSVYVPRSNEVWSGDITYIRTPIGFMYMAAIIDWHSKAILSYKLSNSMDASLVTSILEDALSKYPPPLIFNSDQGSQYTGSEHIKILEKYGIQISMNGKGRSIDNIVMERFFKTLKYNCIFINEFNNISELREGINIYVDKYNNRRFHSSIGYKKPMDVYLNALQNAA; this is translated from the coding sequence ATGACAAAAAAGCATATTAAAAATTTCAGTGCAGAATATAAAACTAAAGTAGTGTTGGAATTACTAGAATCGGAGGTAACTATATCTCAATTATCAAAGAAATATGAAATTACTCCAAAGACTATTCAAAATTGGAAGAAGCATTTTTTAAGTAATGCATCAATGGCTTTTGAGCCGGCAAAAGTAGTCAGTGAGTACAAAACAGAAATTGAGGAGTTAAAATCTCAAAATGATGAATTAGCAAAAGCTCTGGGGAAGGCTACAATAGAGAGGGACTGGGCGTTGGGAAAGCTAAACGGCTTGGATATAGCAAATAAACGAGATCTTGTCGATTCCAAGCTGAAAGAATTATCAATGGCAAGACAATGCGAATTATTGAAGATAAATAGATCTATGCTTTATTATCAGCCCCAAATAATGAGCTTATACAACAAAAAGATTATGGATAGAATAGATGAAATATATACAGATAATCCAGAGTATGGTTATCGTTTTATTTATAAATCTTTATTAGAGGAAGGATTAAATATTGGTAGAGATCGTACTCTCAAATACATGGGTATTATGGGTATAGAGGCTATTTATCCAAAGAAAAAGAAATCTATCTCTATGCAGAATAAAGATCATAAGATATATCCATATCTCCTTGAGCCTTATTGGCAAATATATAACGGTAGTCGGTCTGTATACGTACCAAGATCAAATGAAGTATGGAGCGGGGATATAACATACATTAGAACCCCGATAGGCTTTATGTATATGGCAGCAATTATAGATTGGCACAGTAAAGCTATATTGAGTTATAAACTGTCAAATTCAATGGATGCAAGCCTTGTAACGAGTATTTTAGAAGACGCTCTTAGTAAGTACCCACCTCCGCTGATATTCAATAGTGATCAAGGTAGTCAGTATACCGGCTCAGAACATATAAAAATACTCGAGAAATACGGTATACAAATCTCTATGAACGGTAAAGGCAGAAGCATCGATAACATTGTTATGGAGAGATTTTTTAAGACTCTAAAATATAATTGTATATTTATAAATGAATTTAACAATATCTCAGAACTTAGGGAGGGGATTAACATATATGTAGATAAATATAATAATAGAAGATTTCATTCTAGTATTGGTTATAAAAAACCTATGGATGTTTATCTCAATGCATTACAAAATGCAGCATGA
- a CDS encoding conjugal transfer protein TraW → MKKAGIAIVLYVFILSNSVSAKDFGNRGGNYPVAEESILLMFQKKLGALDLKKEEERMRKVAEERVKNPAPVSGIVPAKETREFWHDPTYILTEDAVLPCGRVLYRAGTAVNPLDYMDLDRRLFFVDGREEKQVEWLKGQLLPEERSFDKKIEDRIILVGGSPVELQDKLGFEVYFDQAGELTTRFGIKGSPGLAEQDGKKLKIVEVALDEEEAGLVPGTHLNKKKIINHERN, encoded by the coding sequence ATGAAAAAAGCGGGGATAGCGATTGTATTATATGTTTTTATTCTAAGCAACTCGGTATCTGCTAAAGATTTTGGTAACCGTGGGGGAAATTATCCGGTAGCAGAAGAAAGTATTTTACTTATGTTTCAAAAAAAACTCGGCGCTCTTGATTTAAAAAAGGAAGAAGAAAGAATGCGCAAGGTAGCAGAAGAAAGGGTTAAGAATCCTGCTCCCGTTTCAGGCATAGTGCCTGCCAAAGAAACAAGGGAGTTTTGGCACGATCCGACTTATATCCTAACTGAGGATGCGGTATTACCTTGCGGCCGAGTGCTATACAGAGCAGGGACAGCAGTAAATCCCTTGGATTACATGGACCTGGATCGCAGATTGTTCTTCGTCGACGGAAGGGAAGAGAAACAGGTAGAGTGGTTAAAAGGTCAGTTGTTACCGGAAGAGCGCAGCTTCGATAAGAAAATAGAGGATAGGATTATTTTAGTAGGCGGAAGTCCGGTGGAGCTACAGGATAAGTTAGGATTCGAAGTATATTTTGATCAGGCTGGGGAACTTACGACCAGATTCGGTATTAAGGGAAGTCCTGGGTTAGCTGAGCAGGACGGAAAAAAGTTGAAAATAGTTGAGGTAGCCCTTGATGAGGAAGAAGCAGGATTGGTACCGGGCACACATTTAAATAAAAAGAAAATTATAAATCATGAGCGTAACTAA
- a CDS encoding sex pilus assembly, with amino-acid sequence MINLLNKSKKKVGYKQGKSQVYKGWDFRGYNLLIDLAERKKKQIAILIIAIFIPVSANASLTCKGHFVNPITDICWSCLLPISIGTPPTGIEIGKGSAPKKRDTKNPKSPICICSKGTPPIPIPGISIIVD; translated from the coding sequence ATGATAAATTTGCTAAATAAGAGCAAAAAAAAAGTAGGATACAAACAGGGGAAGAGTCAGGTCTATAAGGGATGGGATTTTCGAGGTTATAACTTGCTTATAGACCTTGCAGAGCGTAAGAAAAAACAAATAGCAATTTTAATAATAGCTATATTTATTCCCGTTTCAGCAAATGCCAGTCTGACATGTAAGGGTCATTTTGTCAATCCGATAACCGATATTTGCTGGAGCTGTTTATTACCGATTTCGATCGGGACTCCCCCGACCGGTATAGAGATCGGCAAGGGATCGGCACCGAAGAAACGGGATACTAAGAACCCTAAAAGTCCTATCTGTATCTGCAGTAAAGGAACTCCCCCGATACCAATACCGGGTATTTCCATTATAGTGGACTGA
- a CDS encoding traG protein, translating to MTLDLSIFTYGYGDAMYYILNGIAMIMNKKGFMVMIRSIAVVSIMISAVVWSTNRSMGISDRPVVIRIMALYFVINGLLTPKMSIKMEDRVSKNIEVVDNLPFLFIPVGWLEGVGDMLAGALEQAIRPVKSDTFEYRNYGLAFGAQMQREAKHWRIRSPEFNRNMHNFLDKCVKYTAGIGHKYTVNDLHNAPDVWKLVSENAGGMSRVGFVVGGKYQSMKCHEAAKLIEERYFPEEYESIIGRYANSLFARASDLEPSRRPYDKELAKKTFASNMEAVFSGFAETGNAKDIIIQQMMLTAMANKNSVSKYGVATARASQDTIWAITAELAQDTLPILFTLVKCMLYASVVLLAPMMLLPGGLRYYRTFLLGVCSVQLWPFFYAILNMFVEMYTSISIFGLDNGIINYTTYSQVGHSADRIAAIAGSMQIMIPYIAYQAVAGSAGGLMHLSGQVMGQSAASTAAEEHVKGRRSINTVAIDTMQRATQTAFKTDFNRQLSMGSSVISQLDGSQERITPDGHIHHLTGAGLNLGSYTNKIDFRGEKLSSDQRAFNEEQRYISSKGMQLNDVQALQESSMESYITQLAKRVDSGERINFGTLGKDGLALEKAVNYELAHGDQYTYEKNQSNTLKGDVTGKLDAGTVIGNMVNKLPIPDKVGEYAGKLLSKTLPFDLSASVTGSVELGSRNAQMLQKGFNINEGDHWRSNKDAITEVAKNTDFNKSIGINHELTDTITSTSEKVKNLTSEIGVHHERAENISNQIQQVESFGETFNVDGTHKVEERLKAMGLKSREAHDLIENPTSATPQQRRQLNEAKREVADQLFGSLYGVPNRVPEAISAKEQTLEAKYDSESAALKKKGEREIAARKTAAQAALNNRAQAEGLDKSRIQNQLDTNELELNRKYKKMTQEVQSQAGKKLTQIKNKQNAQAKAVQEAESNRYTTRLAGRKLPKE from the coding sequence ATGACGCTTGATCTATCGATTTTTACATACGGTTACGGCGATGCCATGTACTATATTCTAAACGGTATTGCAATGATCATGAACAAGAAAGGTTTTATGGTCATGATCAGGAGTATTGCCGTGGTAAGTATCATGATATCGGCGGTCGTATGGTCGACTAACCGTAGTATGGGCATCAGCGATCGTCCTGTAGTCATCAGGATCATGGCATTGTATTTTGTCATTAACGGTCTCCTGACTCCCAAGATGAGTATAAAGATGGAGGACAGGGTTTCAAAGAATATTGAGGTAGTAGATAATTTACCGTTTCTGTTTATTCCGGTCGGTTGGCTCGAAGGAGTAGGGGATATGCTAGCCGGAGCTTTAGAGCAGGCAATAAGGCCGGTGAAGTCCGATACCTTTGAGTATCGCAATTATGGACTGGCATTTGGGGCCCAGATGCAGAGGGAAGCAAAACACTGGCGAATCAGATCTCCGGAGTTCAATCGGAACATGCATAATTTTCTGGATAAATGCGTGAAATACACTGCCGGGATTGGTCACAAATACACGGTAAATGATTTACATAACGCCCCGGATGTATGGAAACTGGTTAGTGAAAATGCCGGTGGTATGTCAAGGGTAGGTTTTGTTGTCGGCGGTAAATATCAGAGCATGAAGTGTCATGAAGCGGCAAAACTAATAGAAGAAAGATATTTTCCGGAGGAATATGAATCAATAATCGGTAGGTATGCAAATTCATTATTTGCCAGAGCAAGTGACCTTGAGCCAAGCAGACGGCCATATGATAAGGAACTTGCCAAAAAGACCTTTGCCTCGAATATGGAAGCGGTATTTTCAGGATTTGCCGAAACTGGAAATGCCAAAGATATTATTATCCAGCAAATGATGCTCACTGCCATGGCTAACAAAAACAGCGTCAGTAAATACGGAGTAGCAACGGCAAGAGCAAGTCAGGATACGATCTGGGCAATTACGGCGGAGCTGGCGCAGGATACGCTACCGATACTGTTTACCCTGGTAAAATGCATGCTTTATGCATCGGTAGTACTTTTGGCACCGATGATGTTATTACCCGGAGGACTTCGTTATTACCGGACATTTTTGCTTGGGGTATGCTCGGTGCAGTTATGGCCGTTTTTCTATGCAATACTGAATATGTTTGTAGAGATGTATACTAGTATCAGCATTTTCGGTCTTGATAACGGGATAATAAATTATACGACTTACAGTCAGGTAGGTCATAGTGCCGATAGGATAGCAGCAATAGCAGGTAGCATGCAGATAATGATACCCTATATTGCATATCAGGCGGTAGCAGGGTCTGCCGGAGGGCTTATGCATTTAAGCGGTCAGGTAATGGGTCAAAGTGCTGCTTCAACTGCTGCAGAAGAGCATGTTAAGGGGAGGAGAAGTATTAATACCGTAGCCATTGATACGATGCAAAGGGCGACTCAAACGGCTTTCAAAACTGATTTTAACCGGCAATTATCAATGGGTAGTTCGGTAATCAGTCAGCTAGACGGCTCGCAGGAACGTATTACGCCGGACGGTCATATCCATCATTTAACCGGTGCGGGTCTTAACCTTGGTAGTTATACCAACAAGATAGACTTCCGCGGTGAAAAACTCAGTTCCGATCAGCGAGCATTCAATGAGGAACAGCGATATATCAGCAGTAAAGGCATGCAGTTAAATGATGTGCAGGCTCTTCAGGAAAGCTCAATGGAGAGTTATATTACCCAGCTGGCAAAACGTGTTGATAGCGGTGAAAGAATAAATTTCGGCACTCTCGGTAAAGACGGTCTGGCCCTTGAAAAAGCAGTCAATTATGAATTAGCACACGGGGATCAGTATACATATGAAAAAAATCAATCTAATACCTTAAAAGGCGATGTTACAGGTAAACTGGATGCAGGTACAGTTATCGGTAATATGGTTAATAAGTTACCGATTCCCGATAAAGTGGGTGAATATGCCGGTAAACTTCTGTCTAAAACCTTACCTTTTGATCTTAGTGCTTCGGTCACGGGTAGTGTTGAGCTTGGTAGTAGGAATGCTCAGATGCTTCAAAAAGGCTTTAATATCAATGAAGGTGATCACTGGCGCAGCAATAAGGATGCCATAACGGAAGTTGCTAAAAATACCGACTTTAATAAAAGTATCGGCATAAACCATGAGTTAACCGACACCATTACTTCTACTTCTGAGAAAGTCAAAAACCTGACGTCGGAGATCGGGGTACATCATGAAAGAGCAGAGAACATATCAAATCAGATCCAGCAAGTGGAATCATTCGGTGAGACCTTTAATGTAGACGGTACTCATAAGGTAGAAGAACGCTTAAAAGCAATGGGTCTAAAGAGTAGGGAAGCACATGATTTAATAGAGAATCCGACCTCGGCAACTCCGCAGCAACGCCGGCAATTAAATGAGGCCAAGAGAGAGGTAGCGGATCAGTTATTCGGTAGCTTATACGGAGTACCGAATAGAGTACCTGAGGCAATTAGTGCAAAGGAACAAACTCTTGAAGCAAAATATGATAGCGAATCTGCTGCTTTAAAGAAAAAAGGGGAACGAGAAATTGCCGCAAGAAAAACCGCAGCTCAGGCCGCATTAAATAATAGGGCTCAAGCAGAAGGACTTGATAAAAGCAGGATACAGAATCAACTTGATACAAATGAACTAGAGTTAAACAGGAAGTACAAGAAAATGACGCAAGAGGTACAAAGTCAGGCAGGCAAAAAATTGACTCAAATAAAAAACAAACAAAATGCACAAGCCAAAGCAGTACAGGAAGCAGAGAGTAATAGATATACTACACGTCTTGCCGGCAGAAAGTTGCCAAAAGAGTAA
- a CDS encoding lytic transglycosylase has translation MESDSPRLLKTFTSVKGVSSLLEGSKYMLLNLASIYGTMVKELIRPQIVPFSKILLPYSKDIYTEKGIAIQVKTFQKLSIDIIDLFGELLISTFRYSRFELHHCIISKFLMFCKGIKFTCMGFLVLLCAHCANADETELIPLKNELKALITEQEELHKIPSGLLLAIATVESGSKPYALNIQGKSVIGRNKREAANLIHEALTKGITNIDVGVMQLNVRWHRENFGSIEEMLEPKKNIEYAASFLLTLYKKYGNWHRAVRFYHSSRAEYHRKYSRKITLAWLGV, from the coding sequence ATGGAAAGTGATTCTCCCCGTTTATTAAAAACTTTTACTTCCGTTAAAGGAGTATCTTCTTTGCTAGAAGGATCAAAATATATGTTATTAAATTTAGCTAGTATATACGGCACCATGGTAAAGGAGCTAATAAGACCCCAAATAGTACCATTCTCAAAAATATTATTACCGTACTCCAAAGACATATATACGGAAAAAGGTATAGCAATCCAGGTTAAGACATTCCAGAAATTATCGATTGATATTATTGATCTTTTTGGAGAATTACTCATAAGCACCTTCCGTTACTCTAGGTTTGAATTGCATCATTGTATTATCTCAAAATTTCTAATGTTTTGCAAAGGGATTAAGTTTACCTGCATGGGTTTTCTAGTTCTGTTGTGTGCTCATTGCGCTAATGCGGATGAGACTGAGCTTATACCCTTAAAAAATGAGCTTAAAGCGTTAATTACCGAGCAGGAAGAACTACACAAGATACCTTCAGGATTATTGCTTGCAATTGCTACGGTAGAATCGGGTAGCAAGCCGTATGCCTTAAACATTCAAGGCAAATCAGTAATCGGAAGGAATAAGAGAGAAGCAGCAAATTTAATCCACGAGGCCCTAACTAAAGGCATAACGAATATTGACGTGGGAGTAATGCAGTTAAATGTCAGATGGCACCGGGAGAATTTTGGGTCGATAGAAGAAATGCTGGAGCCGAAAAAAAATATAGAATATGCGGCTAGCTTTCTTTTAACACTCTACAAGAAATACGGCAATTGGCACAGGGCAGTAAGATTCTATCACTCAAGCAGAGCGGAGTATCACCGGAAATATTCAAGGAAAATAACTCTGGCGTGGCTAGGAGTATGA
- a CDS encoding conjugative transfer protein traD: MSQAVGNLISGGQIFIHRIAMFKQIAGKAVSVSFILSLALSSWFIQDKFNSISWHPALTYWRGVLMYETDKAVDLLFPGGQIGKIDISTDRLQIREVRLDHFVKDRYYKTCGEELKSLIITFGIYNLIGITGFLIIIFIGWGRIGKSTKETRQLSGSTIKTAREIASILRSKKKASDIIIAGMPLVKDSETKGTLITGSNGSGKTNYLHEILPQIRKRKQPSMVIDLEGGMVGRYYRPGYDIIINPFDERTHCWDFRKEVLEKEDLEAIAHSLFGGKSKDSSEVSKLFADWSADLFICGVEHLKNYSKLTTKNLYEMIHLDTSSALMKKLKGTSAAIIMDLNNEKNVTAHNIRSTAMAYTKWLELIDENVAPDKKICFKDYFRNLDKEDDRWIFLTANTKHAKVLLPLISLLLDVAVMSLMEQGEDLKRRYWFVMDELAALNRLPALELYITRLRKYGGCLLAATQSFKQFYTKYGRDAGSIMLSQFNTNIVCRINDPEEAAMIMKQVGNIEYSKKQKNISFGAHEHRDGESYTEQERIKPLIDINDFKLLNPLEAYILLPEAEVAIGKIKSEIQVPPKNIQQFFIPKPQKKP; this comes from the coding sequence GTGAGTCAAGCAGTAGGAAATCTAATCAGCGGCGGCCAAATATTCATTCACCGGATCGCCATGTTCAAACAGATAGCGGGCAAAGCGGTAAGCGTATCGTTTATATTATCCCTCGCCTTAAGTAGCTGGTTTATTCAGGATAAGTTCAATAGTATTTCATGGCATCCTGCGCTAACTTACTGGCGGGGCGTGCTCATGTATGAAACAGATAAGGCGGTTGATCTGTTATTTCCCGGCGGCCAAATCGGTAAAATTGATATTAGTACCGACCGGCTTCAGATAAGAGAGGTAAGACTTGATCACTTTGTAAAGGATAGATATTACAAGACGTGCGGAGAGGAATTAAAATCCCTGATCATAACCTTCGGTATTTATAACCTTATTGGAATTACCGGTTTTCTGATAATAATCTTCATCGGTTGGGGAAGAATAGGAAAATCAACCAAGGAGACACGGCAGCTAAGCGGTAGCACAATCAAAACGGCTCGGGAAATAGCTAGCATATTAAGAAGCAAGAAAAAGGCAAGTGACATAATAATTGCCGGTATGCCGCTTGTTAAGGATTCTGAAACTAAAGGGACTCTGATTACCGGTTCAAACGGCTCGGGTAAGACCAACTATTTACATGAGATATTACCGCAAATTAGAAAAAGGAAACAACCGTCTATGGTAATTGATTTGGAAGGAGGGATGGTTGGCAGGTATTATCGTCCCGGCTACGATATTATTATCAATCCTTTTGATGAGAGGACACATTGTTGGGATTTCAGGAAAGAGGTGCTAGAGAAGGAAGATCTTGAAGCTATTGCTCATTCATTATTCGGCGGTAAAAGTAAAGACTCTTCAGAGGTCAGTAAATTATTTGCCGATTGGTCCGCAGATCTATTTATCTGTGGCGTAGAACATTTAAAAAACTATTCCAAGCTGACTACTAAAAACCTTTATGAAATGATTCACCTTGATACATCTTCGGCGCTCATGAAAAAGCTTAAAGGTACGTCTGCAGCTATCATAATGGATTTAAATAATGAGAAGAACGTCACCGCTCATAATATCAGAAGTACCGCTATGGCATATACCAAGTGGCTTGAACTTATTGATGAGAATGTAGCGCCCGATAAAAAGATCTGTTTTAAGGATTATTTCAGGAACCTTGATAAGGAAGATGACCGCTGGATATTCTTAACTGCTAATACAAAACATGCAAAAGTATTACTCCCGCTGATTTCGTTATTACTTGATGTAGCCGTAATGTCCCTTATGGAACAAGGTGAGGATTTAAAACGCAGATATTGGTTTGTTATGGATGAACTGGCCGCATTAAACAGGTTACCCGCTCTAGAACTTTACATTACCCGTCTTAGAAAATACGGCGGGTGCTTACTTGCAGCTACCCAGAGTTTTAAGCAGTTTTATACAAAATACGGAAGGGATGCAGGCAGTATAATGCTCTCACAGTTTAATACCAATATCGTCTGTAGGATTAATGACCCGGAAGAAGCGGCAATGATCATGAAACAGGTCGGTAATATCGAATATAGCAAAAAACAGAAGAACATATCATTCGGTGCTCATGAACATAGAGATGGAGAGAGTTATACCGAGCAGGAGCGCATCAAGCCGCTGATTGATATTAACGATTTTAAGCTACTAAATCCTTTGGAAGCATATATATTACTTCCGGAAGCGGAAGTTGCAATCGGTAAGATCAAGTCTGAAATACAGGTTCCGCCTAAAAATATACAACAGT